In the Choloepus didactylus isolate mChoDid1 chromosome 5, mChoDid1.pri, whole genome shotgun sequence genome, one interval contains:
- the FLNC gene encoding filamin-C isoform X1 has translation MMNNSGYTEAAGLGLGDEADEMPSTEKDLAEDAPWKKIQQNTFTRWCNEHLKCVGKRLTDLQRDLSDGLRLIALLEVLSQKRMYRKFHPRPNFRQMKLENVSVALEFLEREHIKLVSIDSKAIVDGNLKLILGLIWTLILHYSISMPMWEDEEDEDARKQTPKQRLLGWIQNKVPQLPITNFNRDWQDGKALGALVDNCAPGLCPDWEAWDPNQPVENAREAMQQADDWLGVPQVIAPEEIVDPNVDEHSVMTYLSQFPKAKLKPGAPVRSKQLNPKKAFAYGPGIEPQGNTVLQPAHFTVQTVDAGIGEVLVYIEDPEGHTEEAKVVPNNDKDRTYAVSYVPKVAGLHKVTVLFAGQNIDRSPFEVNVGMALGDANKVSARGPGLEPVGNVANKPTYFDIYTAGAGTGDVAVVIVDPQGRRDTVEVALEDKGDNTFRCTYRPVMEGPHTVHVAFAGAPITRSPFPVHVAEACNPNACRASGRGLQPKGVRVKEVADFKVFTKGAGSGELKVTVKGPKGTEELVKVREAGDGVFECEYYPVIPGKYVVTITWGGYAIPRSPFEVQVSPEAGTQKVRAWGPGLETGQVGKSADFVVEAIGTEVGTLGFSIEGPSQAKIECDDKGDGSCDVRYWPTEPGEYAVHVICDDEDIRDSPFIAHIQPAPPDCFPDKVKAFGPGLEPTGCIVDKPAEFTIDARAAGKGDLKLYAQDADGCPIDIKVIPNGDGTFRCSYVPTKPIKHTIIISWGGVNVPKSPFRVSVGEGSHPERVKVYGPGVEKTGLKANEPTYFTVDCSEAGQGDVSIGIKCAPGVVGPAEADIDFDIIKNDNDTFTVKYTPPGAGRYTIMVLFANQEIPASPFHIKVDPSHDASKVKAEGPGLNRTGVEVGKPTHFTVLTKGAGKAKLDVHFAGAAKGEAVRDFEIIDNHDYSYTVKYTAVQQGNMAVTVTYGGDPVPKSPFVVNVAPPLDLSKVKVQGLNSKVAVGQEQAFSVNTRGAGGQGQLDVRMTSPSRRPIPCKLEPGGGADTQAVRYMPPEEGPYKVDITYDGHPVPGSPFAVEGVLPPDPSKVCAYGPGLKGGLVGTPAPFSIDTKGAGTGGLGLTVEGPCEAKIECQDNGDGSCAVSYLPTEPGDYTINILFAEAHIPGSPFKATIRPVFDPSKVRASGPGLERGKVGEAATFTVDCSEAGDAELTIEILSDAGVKAEVLIHNNADGTYHITYSPAFPGTYTITIKYGGHPVPKFPTRVHVQPAVDTSGIKVSGPGVEPHGVLREVTTEFTVDARSLTATGGNHVTARVLNPSGAKTDTYVTDNGDGTYRVQYTAYEEGVHLVEVLYDEVAVPKSPFRVGVTEGCDPTRVRAFGPGLEGGLVNKANRFTVETRGAGTGGLGLAIEGPSEAKMSCKDNKDGSCTVEYIPFTPGDYDVNITFGGRPIPGSPFRVPVKDVVDPGKVKCLGPGLGAGVRARVPQTFTVDCSQAGRAPLQVAVLGPTGVAEPVEVRDKGDGTHTVHYTPATDGPYTVAVKYADQEVPRSPFKIKVLPAHDASKVRASGPGLNASGIPASLPVEFTIDARDAGEGLLTVQILDPEGKPKKANIRDNGDGTYTVSYVPDMSGRYTITIKYGGDEIPYSPFRIHALPTGDASKCLVTVSIGGHGLGACLGPRIQIGEETVITVDAKAAGKGKVTCTVSTPDGAELDVDVVENHDGTFDIYYTAPEPGKYVITIRFGGEHIPNSPFHVLACDPMPHVEEPSDVLQLHQPYTAHWPGTYPTHWATEEPVVPAEPMESMLRPFNLVIPFTVQKGELTGEVRMPSGKTARPNITDNKDGTITVRYAPTEKGLHQMGIKYDGNHIPGSPLQFYVDAINSRHVSAYGPGLSHGMVNKPATFTIVTKDAGEGGLSLAVEGPSKAEITCKDNKDGTCTVSYLPTAPGDYSIIVRFDDKHIPGSPFTAKITGDDSMRTSQLNVGTSTDVSLKITESDLSLLTASIRAPSGNEEPCLLKRLPNRHIGISFTPKEVGEHVVSVRKSGKHVTNSPFKILVGPSEIGDASKVRVWGKGLSEGQTFQIAEFIVDTRNAGYGGLGLSIEGPSKVDINCEDMEDGTCKVTYCPTEPGTYIINIKFADKHVPGSPFTVKVTGEGRMKESITRRRQAPSIATIGSTCDLNLKIPGNWFQMVSAQERLTRTFTRSSHTYTRTERTEISKTRGGETKREVRVEESTQVGGDPFPAVFGDFLGRERMGSFGSITRQQEGEASSQDMTAQVTSPSGKMEAAEIVEGEDSAYSVRFVPQEMGPHTVTVKYRGQHVPGSPFQFTVGPLGEGGAHKVRAGGTGLERGVAGVPAEFSIWTREAGAGGLSIAVEGPSKAEIAFEDRKDGSCGVSYVVQEPGDYEVSIKFNDEHIPDSPFVVPVASLSDDARRLTVTSLQETGLKVNQPASFAVQLNGARGVIDARVHTPSGAVEECYVSELDSDKHTIRFIPHENGVHSIDVKFNGAHIPGSPFKIRVGEQSQAGDPGLVSAYGPGLEGGTTGVSSEFIVNTLNAGSGALSVTIDGPSKVQLDCRECPEGHVVTYTPMAPGNYLIAIKYGGPQHIVGSPFKAKVTGPRLSGGHSLHETSTVLVETVTKSSSSRGSSYSSIPKFSSDASKVVTRGPGLSQAFVGQKNSFTVDCSKAGTNMMMVGVHGPKTPCEEVYVKHMGNRVYNVTYTVKEKGDYILIVKWGDESVPGSPFKVNVP, from the exons ACAGCAAGGCCATCGTGGATGGGAACCTGAAGCTGATCCTGGGCCTGATCTGGACGCTGATCCTGCACTACTCCATCTCGATGCCCATGTGGGAGGATGAGGAGGATGAAGATGCCCGCAAACAGACGCCCAAGCAACGTCTGCTTGGCTGGATCCAGAACAAGGTGCCCCAGCTGCCCATCACCAACTTCAACCGTGACTGGCAGGATGGCAAAGCACTGGGCGCCCTGGTGGACAACTGTGCCCCTG GCCTCTGCCCCGACTGGGAGGCCTGGGACCCCAACCAGCCCGTGGAGAACGCCCGGGAGGCCATGCAACAGGCGGATGACTGGCTCGGGGTACCCCAG GTCATTGCCCCCGAAGAGATCGTGGACCCCAATGTGGATGAGCATTCTGTCATGACTTACCTGTCCCAGTTCCCCAAGGCCAAGCTCAAACCTGGAGCCCCTGTTCGATCCAAGCAGCTGAATCCCAAGAAGGCCTTTGCCTACGGGCCTG GCATCGAGCCCCAGGGCAACACCGTGCTGCAGCCTGCCCACTTCACCGTGCAGACAGTGGATGCTGGCATAGGTGAGGTGCTGGTCTACATCGAGGATCCGGAGGGCCACACCGAGGAG GCCAAGGTGGTTCCCAACAATGACAAGGACCGCACCTATGCTGTCTCCTACGTGCCCAAGGTCGCTGGTTTGCACAAG GTGACCGTGCTCTTTGCTGGCCAGAACATCGATCGCAGCCCCTTTGAGGTGAACGTGGGCATGGCCCTAGGGGATGCCAACAAGGTGTCAGCCCGTGGCCCTGGCCTGGAGCCTGTGGGCAACGTGGCCAACAAGCCCACCTACTTTGACATCTACACTGCAG GGGCCGGCACTGGTGATGTTGCTGTGGTGATCGTGGACCCGCAGGGCCGGCGGGACACAGTGGAAGTGGCCCTGGAGGACAAGGGCGACAACACGTTCCGCTGCACATACAGGCCTGTGATGGAGGGGCCACACACGGTGCACGTGGCCTTCGCTGGTGCCCCCATCACCCGCAGTCCTTTCCCTGTCCATGTGGCGGAAG CCTGTAACCCCAACGCCTGCCGCGCCTCTGGGCGGGGCCTACAGCCCAAGGGCGTGCGCGTGAAAGAGGTGGCCGACTTCAAGGTGTTCACCAAAGGCGCAGGCAGCGGGGAGCTCAAGGTCACAGTCAAGGGGCCAA AGGGCACAGAGGAGCTGGTAAAGGTGCGGGAAGCCGGAGACGGAGTGTTCGAGTGTGAGTACTACCCTGTGATTCCTGGGAAGTATGTGGTGACCATCACATGGGGTGGCTACGCCATCCCCCGCAG CCCCTTTGAGGTACAGGTGAGCCCAGAGGCAGGAACGCAGAAGGTACGGGCCTGGGGTCCCGGTTTGGAGACTGGCCAGGTGGGCAAGTCAGCCGACTTTGTGGTGGAGGCCATTGGCACGGAGGTGGGGACACTGG GCTTCTCCATCGAGGGGCCCTCACAGGCCAAGATCGAGTGTGATGACAAGGGGGACGGTTCCTGCGATGTGCGGTACTGGCCCACGGAGCCCGGGGAGTATGCCGTGCACGTCATCTGTGACGACGAGGACATCCGTGACTCACCCTTCATTGCCCACATCCAGCCGGCCCCACCAGACTGCTTCCCGGACAAG GTGAAGGCCTTTGGGCCTGGTCTGGAGCCTACCGGCTGCATCGTCGACAAGCCTGCCGAGTTCACCATTGATGCCCGCGCAGCTGGCAAGGGAGACCTGAAGCTCTATGCCCAG GATGCAGACGGCTGCCCCATCGACATCAAGGTGATCCCCAATGGTGACGGCACCTTCCGCTGCTCCTACGTGCCCACCAAGCCCATCAAGCACACCATCATCATCTCCTGGGGAGGCGTCAACGTGCCCAAGAGTCCCTTCCGG GTCAGCGTGGGAGAGGGCAGTCATCCGGAGCGGGTGAAGGTGTACGGCCCCGGCGTGGAGAAGACGGGCCTCAAGGCCAACGAGCCCACCTACTTCACGGTGGACTGCAGCGAGGCGGGCCAAG GGGATGTGAGCATTGGCATCAAGTGTGCCCCTGGCGTGGTGGGCCCTGCGGAGGCTGACATCGACTTTGACATCATCAAGAATGACAATGACACCTTCACAGTCAAGTACACACCCCCAGGGGCCGGCCGCTACACCATCATGGTGCTGTTTGCCAACCAG GAGATCCCTGCCAGCCCCTTCCACATCAAGGTGGACCCGTCGCACGATGCCAGCAAGGTCAAGGCTGAGGGCCCCGGGCTAAACCGCACAG GTGTGGAAGTTGGGAAGCCCACGCACTTCACGGTGCTGACCAAGGGTGCTGGCAAGGCCAAGCTGGACGTGCACTTTGCCGGGGCAGCCAAGGGTGAGGCTGTGCGGGACTTTGAAATCATCGACAACCACGACTACTCCTACACTGTCAAGTACACGGCCGTCCAGCAG GGCAATATGGCAGTGACAGTGACCTATGGCGGAGACCCTGTCCCCAAGAGCCCCTTTGTGGTGAATGTGGCCCCCCCACTGGATCTCAGCAAAGTCAAAGTTCAAGGCCTCAACAGCA AGGTGGCTGTGGGGCAAGAACAGGCCTTCTCTGTGAACACGCGAGGGGCTGGCGGTCAGGGCCAGCTGGATGTGCGGATGACCTCCCCCTCCCGACGACCCATTCCCTGCAAGCTGGAGCCCGGGGGTGGAGCCGACACCCAGGCTGTGCGCTACATGCCTCCCGAGGAGGGGCCCTACAAGGTGGACATCACCTACGATGGCCACCCGGTGCCTGGCAGCCCCTTTGCCGTGGAAGGTGTCCTACCCCCTGATCCCTCCAAG GTTTGTGCTTACGGCCCTGGTCTCAAGGGCGGCCTGGTCGGCACCCCAGCGCCATTCTCCATCGACACCAAGGGGGCCGGCACGGGAGGCCTGGGGCTGACCGTGGAGGGACCCTGCGAGGCCAAGATCGAGTGCCAGGACAACGGCGATGGCTCCTGTGCTGTCAGCTACCTGCCCACGGAGCCAGGCGACTACACCATCAACATCCTCTTTGCCGAGGCCCACATCCCCGGCTCGCCCTTCAAGGCCACCATCCGGCCCGTGTTTGACCCGAGCAAGGTGCGGGCCAGTGGGCCAGGCCTGGAGCGTGGCAAGGTCGGCGAGGCGGCCACCTTCACTGTGGACTGCTCGGAGGCGGGCGACGCGGAGCTGACCATCGAGATCCTGTCCGACGCCGGTGTGAAGGCCGAGGTGCTGATCCACAACAACGCCGATGGCACCTACCACATCACCTACAGCCCAGCCTTCCCCGGCACCTACACTATCACCATCAAGTATGGCGGGCACCCCGTACCCAAATTCCCCACCCGCGTGCATGTACAGCCCGCTGTCGACACCAGCGGCATCAAGGTCTCGGGGCCGGGCGTGGAACCGCACG GTGTCCTGCGCGAGGTGACCACTGAGTTCACTGTGGACGCAAGGTCCCTAACAGCTACGGGTGGGAACCACGTGACAGCGCGCGTGCTCAACCCCTCGGGCGCAAAGACGGATACCTATGTGACAGACAACGGGGATGGCACTTACCGAGTGCAGTACACCGCCTATGAAGAGG GTGTGCATTTGGTGGAGGTGCTGTATGATGAGGTGGCTGTGCCCAAGAGCCCCTTCCGAGTGGGTGTGACAGAGGGCTGTGACCCCACGCGTGTCCGAGCCTTCGGGCCAGGCCTGGAGGGAGGCCTGGTCAACAAGGCCAACCGCTTCACTGTGGAGACCAG GGGTGCCGGCACTGGGGGCCTGGGCCTAGCCATTGAGGGCCCCTCTGAAGCCAAGATGTCCTGCAAGGACAACAAAGACGGTAGCTGCACCGTGGAGTACATCCCCTTTACCCCCGGAGACTACGACGTAAACATCACCTTTGGGGGCCGGCCCATCCCAG GAAGCCCATTCCGGGTGCCGGTCAAGGATGTGGTGGACCCTGGGAAAGTGAAGTGcttggggccagggctgggggctggcgtCAGGGCCCGGGTGCCCCAGACCTTCACGGTGGACTGCAGCCAAGCTGGCCGTGCCCCCCTGCAGGTGGCCGTGCTGGGTCCCACAG GTGTGGCCGAGCCTGTGGAGGTGCGTGACAAAGGAGATGGCACCCACACTGTCCACTACACCCCAGCCACTGATGGGCCCTACACGGTGGCCGTGAAGTATGCCGACCAGGAGGTGCCACGCAG CCCCTTCAAGATCAAGGTGCTTCCAGCCCACGATGCCAGCAAGGTGCGGGCCAGCGGCCCCGGCCTCAATGCCTCCGGCATCCCCGCCAGCCTGCCCGTGGAGTTCACCATCGACGCTCGGGATGCTGGTGAGGGGTTGCTCACCGTCCAGATCCTG GACCCCGAGGGGAAGCCCAAGAAGGCCAACATCCGAGACAACGGGGACGGCACCTACACCGTGTCCTACGTGCCGGACATGAGCGGCCGGTACACCATCACCATCAAGTACGGCGGCGACGAGATCCCCTACTCTCCCTTCCGCATCCATGCCTTGCCCACGGGGGACGCCAGCAAGTGCCTCGTCACAG TGTCCATTGGAGGCCATGGCCTGG GTGCCTGCCTGGGGCCCCGCATTCAGATTGGGGAGGAGACGGTGATCACAGTGGATGCCAAGGCAGCAGGCAAGGGGAAGGTGACATGCACAGTGTCTACACCGGACGGGGCGGAGCTCGATGTGGACGTGGTTGAGAACCACGATGGCACCTTTGACATCTACTACACTGCGCCCGAACCGGGCAAGTATGTCATCACCATCCGCTTTGGGGGCGAGCACATCCCCAACAGCCCCTTCCACGTGCTG GCGTGTGACCCCATGCCCCATGTGGAGGAGCCCTCTGATGTGCTGCAGCTGCACCAGCCCTACACAGCTCACTGGCCTGGCACCTACCCCACACACTGG GCCACAGAGGAGCCGGTGGTGCCTGCAGAGCCAATGGAGTCCATGCTGAGACCCTTCAACCTGGTCATCCCCTTCACCGTGCAGAAAGGGGAGCTCACAG GGGAGGTGCGGATGCCCTCTGGGAAGACGGCACGGCCCAACATCACTGACAACAAGGACGGCACCATCACAGTGAGATACGCGCCCACAGAGAAAGGTCTGCACCAGATGGGTATCAAGTACGACGGCAACCACATCCCCG GGAGCCCCCTGCAGTTCTATGTGGACGCCATCAACAGCCGCCACGTGAGTGCCTACGGGCCAGGCCTGAGCCACGGCATGGTCAACAAGCCGGCTACCTTCACCATTGTTACCAAGGATGCTGGGGAAG GGGGTCTGTCCCTGGCTGTGGAGGGCCCGTCCAAGGCGGAGATCACCTGCAAGGACAACAAGGATGGCACCTGCACCGTGTCTTACCTGCCCACAGCACCTGGGGACTATAGCATCATCGTGCGCTTTGATGACAAGCACATCCCGGGGAGCCCCTTCACAGCCAAGATCACAG GTGATGACTCGATGAGGACGTCGCAGCTAAACGTAGGCACCTCCACGGACGTGTCCCTGAAGATCACGGAGAGCGACCTGAGCCTGCTGACCGCCAGCATCCGCGCCCCATCGGGCAACGAGGAGCCCTGCCTGCTCAAGCGCCTGCCCAACCGGCACATCG GGATCTCCTTCACCCCCAAGGAGGTGGGGGAGCACGTGGTGAGCGTGCGCAAGAGTGGCAAGCACGTCACCAACAGCCCCTTCAAGATCCTCGTGGGGCCATCTGAGATCGGGGATGCTAGCAAGGTGCGGGTCTGGGGCAAAGGCCTGTCTGAGGGACAGACCTTCCAGATAGCAGAGTTCATCGTGGACACTCGTAATGCAG GCTATGGGGGCTTGGGGCTGAGTATCGAAGGCCCTAGCAAGGTGGACATCAACTGCGAGGACATGGAGGATGGCACGTGCAAAGTCACCTACTGCCCCACCGAGCCCGGCACCTACATCATCAACATCAAGTTTGCGGACAAGCACGTGCCTG GAAGCCCTTTCACCGTGAAGGTAACTGGCGAGGGCCGCATGAAGGAAAGCATCACACGGCGCAGGCAGGCGCCCTCCATCGCCACCATCGGCAGCACCTGCGACCTCAACCTCAAGATCCCAG GGAACTGGTTCCAGATGGTGTCTGCTCAGGAGCGCCTGACACGCACCTTCACACGCAGCAGCCACACGTACACACGCACAGAGCGCACGGAGATCAGCAAGACGCGGGGTGGGGAGACCAAGCGGGAAGTGCGGGTGGAGGAGTCCACTCAGGTGGGCGGAGACCCCTTCCCCGCAGTCTTCGGGGACTTCCTGGGCCGAGAACGCATGGGCTCCTTCGGCAGCATCACCCGGCAACAGGAGG GTGAGGCCAGCTCTCAGGACATGACCGCGCAGGTGACCAGCCCATCGGGCAAGATGGAAGCCGCAGAGATCGTGGAAGGGGAAGACAGTGCATACAGCGTGCGCTTTGTGCCTCAGGAGATGGGGCCCCACACGGTCACTGTCAAGTACCGTGGCCAGCACGTACCTGGCAGCCCCTTTCAGTTCACCGTGGGGCCCCTGGGTGAAGGTGGTGCCCACAAGGTGCGGGCTGGAGGCACCGGGCTGGAGCGTGGCGTGGCTGGTGTGCCAG CCGAGTTCAGCATCTGGACTCGAGAAGCAGGTGCCGGGGGTCTGTCCATTGCTGTGGAGGGTCCCAGCAAGGCGGAGATTGCATTTGAAGACCGCAAAGACGGCTCCTGCGGCGTCTCCTATGTGGTCCAGGAACCAG GTGACTACGAGGTCTCCATCAAGTTCAATGATGAACACATCCCAGACAGTCCCTTTGTGGTGCCTGTGGCCTCCCTCTCAGATGATGCTCGCCGTCTCACGGTCACCAGCCTCCAG GAGACGGGGCTCAAAGTGAACCAGCCGGCATCCTTTGCGGTGCAGCTCAATGGGGCGCGGGGCGTGATCGATGCTAGGGTGCACACCCCGTCCGGCGCAGTGGAGGAGTGCTACGTCTCCGAGCTGGACAGTG ACAAGCATACCATCCGCTTCATCCCTCATGAGAATGGCGTCCACTCTATCGATGTCAAGTTCAATGGTGCCCACATTCCTGGTAGTCCCTTCAAGATCCGTGTTGGAGAGCAGAGCCAGGCTGGGGACCCAGGCCTAGTGTCAGCTTATGGCCCTGGGCTCGAGGGAGGCACCACTG GCGTGTCGTCTGAGTTCATTGTGAACACCCTGAATGCGGGCTCAGGAGCCTTGTCTGTCACCATCGACGGCCCCTCCAAGGTGCAGCTGGACTGTCGGGAATGTCCTGAGGGCCACGTGGTCACTTATACTCCCATGGCCCCTGGCAACTACCTCATTGCCATCAAGTACGGTGGCCCCCAGCACATCGTGGGCAGTCCCTTCAAGGCCAAGGTCACAG GTCCCCGGCTGTCTGGAGGCCACAGCCTTCACGAAACATCCACAGTTCTGGTGGAGACGGTGACCAAGTCGTCCTCAAGCCGGGGCTCCAGCTACAGTTCCATCCCCAAGTTCTCCTCAGACGCCAGCAAGGTGGTGACACGGGGCCCCGGGCTGTCCCAGGCCTTCGTGGGCCAGAAGAACTCCTTCACTGTGGACTGCAGCAAAGCAG gCACCAACATGATGATGGTGGGCGTGCACGGGCCCAAGACCCCCTGTGAGGAGGTGTATGTGAAGCACATGGGCAATCGGGTGTACAACGTCACCTACACCGTCAAGGAGAAAGGGGACTACATCCTCATTGTCAAGTGGGGCGATGAAAGTGTGCCTGGAAGCCCCTTCAAAGTCAATGTGCCCTGA